The nucleotide window GCCGGGCCAGGACACGCGGCGCGGCCGCTGCCGGACGCAGGTTCGCCCGGCGGACGATGACTGAACCCGACCGGCCCCGTCCGGTCGCAGCCTGGAGACGTCGGGCGCGATGCGGTCTCCTTCCGCCGGTCCAAGATTGTTGCTGCGCCGCCTGCGCGAGGTGATGGCCGAGCCCATCGCCGCGCAGGAACGGCTCGACAAGATCGTCGTCCTGATCGCGGCCAACATGGTGGCCGAGGTCTGCTCGGTCTATCTGCTGCGCGCCGACGGCGTGCTCGAGCTGTTCTCCACCGAAGGCCTGAACCGCGCGGCCGTGCATCACACCGGCCTCAAGGTCGGCGAGGGTCTCGTCGGCCTCATCGCCGCGAGCGCGCAGCCGCTGAACCTCGCCGACGCCCAGTCCCACCCCGCCTTCGCCTACAAGCCGGAGACGGGCGAGGAAATCTACAATTCCTTCCTCGGCGTGCCGATCCTGCGGGCGGGGCGGATGCTCGGCGTGCTCGTGGTGCAGAATCAGGCCCACCGCACCTATTCCGACGAGGAGATCGAGGCGCTCCAGACCACCTCCATGGTCATCGCCGAGATGGTGGCGGCGGGAGAGATCGAACTCGCGCCCAAGCAGGGCAGCGGCCTCGACCTGCGCCGCCCGATGCACCTCACCGGCCTCGCGCTCGCCGACGGCGTCGGGCTCGGCCACGTGGTGCTGCACGAGCCGCGCGTCGTGGTCACGAACCTCATCGCGGAGGATGCCGGCCACGAACTTGCGCGGCTCCACCTCGCGCTCGAACGGCTGCGGCTTTCGCTCGACGACATGCTGGAGCGGCGCGAGGTCGCCCGCGACGGCGAGCACCGCGACGTGCTCGAGGCCTATGCCATGTTCGCGCGCGACCGCGGCTGGGCGCGCAAGATGGAAGAGGCGATCCGCAACGGCCTGACGGCCGAGGCGGCGGCCGAAAAGGTGCAGTCCGATACCCGCGCGCAGATGCTGCGCTCGACCGACCCCTATCTGCGGGAGCGGCTGCACGATCTCGACGACCTCGCCAACCGGCTGATGCGCGAACTCGTCGGCCGCGCCGGCGAACAGTTCGCCACGCTGCCGCGAGACGCGGTGCTCGTCGCGCGCAACATGGGCGCGGCCGAACTGCTCGACTACGAGCGCGACCGCCTGCGCGGGCTGGTACTCGAAGAAGGCAACCCGACGAGCCACATCACCATCGTCGCCAAGGCGCTCGGCATTCCGGTCGTGGGGCAGGTCGCCACGGTGGTATCGCTCGCCGAGGCCGGCGACGCGATCATCGTCGACGGCGAAAGCGGCGACGTGCACCTGCGGCCGCCGCCGGACATCGAGAACGCCTTCGCCGACCGCGTGCGGTTCCGGGCCCGCCGCCAGGCCGGCTACCGCCGGCTGCGCAACAAGCCGTCGGTGACCAAGGACGGCACGGCCATCGCGCTGCACCTCAATGCGGGCCTTCTGGTGGACATGCCGCAGCTGGAGGAATCCGGCGCGGCGGGCGTCGGGCTGTTCCGCACCGAACTCCTGTTCATGGTCGCGGCGCGGCTGCCGCGGGTCTCCGAGCAGGAAGAGCTCTACCGCCAGGTATTGGAGGCGGTGGGCGACCGGCCGATCAATTTCCGCTCGCTCGATATCGGCGGCGACAAGCTGCTGCCGTACCTGCGCTCGGTGGAGGAGGAGAACCCCGCCCTCGGCTGGCGCGCGATCCGGCTCGGGCTCGACCGACCGGCGCTGCTGCGCACCCAGATCCGGGCGCTGCTGAAGGCCGCCGCAGGCCGCGAACTGCGGCTGATGTTCCCCATGGTCACCATGGTGAAGGAATATCGCGCCGCGCGCGCGCTGGTGGACCGCGAGATCCGCCACCTGCGACGCCACGGCCACCCGATCGCGGAAACGCTGCGCTACGGCGTGATGATCGAGGTGCCGTCGCTGCTGTTCGAACTCGACGAACTGCTGGAAGAGGTCGATTTCGTTTCCGTCGGCTCCAACGACCTGTTCCAGTTCATGACCGCGACGGACCGCGGCAACACCCGGGTTTCGAGCCGCTACGATCCCGTTTCCGTGCCGTTCCTCAGGGCGCTGCGGCTGATCGTGGAGAAGGCGGAGGCGCTGCACGTTCCCGTCTCGCTCTGCGGCGAGATGGCCGGCCAGCCGCTGACGGCGATGGTGCTGATCGCGCTCGGTTTCCGCACGATCTCGATGCCGCCGGCCTCGATCGGCCCGGTGAAGGAGATGGTGCGCAGCCTCGATCTCGGCCGGCTCAGGGCCCGCCTGCTGCCCCGGCTGGAGCCGGGCTGCTGGAGCGGCGACCTGCGCGCGTTCCTCAAGGCCTATGCCGAGGAAAACGGGATTCCGGTATGACCATCTCCCCCGAGAAGCTCGACGCCCTGTCGGCGCGCTTCGCCATCATCGAGGACCGGCTCGGATCCGGCCCCGATGCCGAGACCCTGGTGAAGCTGTCGCGGGAATATGCCGAGCTGTCGCCGGTGGTGAACGCCATCGCCGCGCTGCGCCGGGCGGAACAGGAACTCGCCGATCTCGAGGCGCTGGCCGACGATCCGGAGATGACCGGCCTCGTCAATGCCGAGCGGCCCGT belongs to Pseudoxanthobacter soli DSM 19599 and includes:
- the ptsP gene encoding phosphoenolpyruvate--protein phosphotransferase: MRSPSAGPRLLLRRLREVMAEPIAAQERLDKIVVLIAANMVAEVCSVYLLRADGVLELFSTEGLNRAAVHHTGLKVGEGLVGLIAASAQPLNLADAQSHPAFAYKPETGEEIYNSFLGVPILRAGRMLGVLVVQNQAHRTYSDEEIEALQTTSMVIAEMVAAGEIELAPKQGSGLDLRRPMHLTGLALADGVGLGHVVLHEPRVVVTNLIAEDAGHELARLHLALERLRLSLDDMLERREVARDGEHRDVLEAYAMFARDRGWARKMEEAIRNGLTAEAAAEKVQSDTRAQMLRSTDPYLRERLHDLDDLANRLMRELVGRAGEQFATLPRDAVLVARNMGAAELLDYERDRLRGLVLEEGNPTSHITIVAKALGIPVVGQVATVVSLAEAGDAIIVDGESGDVHLRPPPDIENAFADRVRFRARRQAGYRRLRNKPSVTKDGTAIALHLNAGLLVDMPQLEESGAAGVGLFRTELLFMVAARLPRVSEQEELYRQVLEAVGDRPINFRSLDIGGDKLLPYLRSVEEENPALGWRAIRLGLDRPALLRTQIRALLKAAAGRELRLMFPMVTMVKEYRAARALVDREIRHLRRHGHPIAETLRYGVMIEVPSLLFELDELLEEVDFVSVGSNDLFQFMTATDRGNTRVSSRYDPVSVPFLRALRLIVEKAEALHVPVSLCGEMAGQPLTAMVLIALGFRTISMPPASIGPVKEMVRSLDLGRLRARLLPRLEPGCWSGDLRAFLKAYAEENGIPV